One Halovivax ruber XH-70 genomic region harbors:
- a CDS encoding tRNA sulfurtransferase: MHPPGADTVLVRHGDLNTKSTSVKRYMEGLLVEHLESLVADRSVPGTVVREWNRPRIETTEATIEAAVDAATDAFGVVSASPCLTVEPELSVITDTLANIAPAVYDGGSFAVDARRADKNLPFTSQTVAEAGGTAIWEAVESSFEPTVDLDDPDLTFGVEVRSETAYIYTDSVAGPGGLPLGSQAPMVALVSGGIDSPVAAYELMRRGSPVIPVYVDLGEYGGLDHEARAVETVRTLASFAPDHDLSVYRVPGGETVSHLAETMEQGRMLSLRRFFYRIAETIAADTGAQGIVTGEALGQKSSQTAQNLAVTSRATDLPIHRPLLTMDKQEIVERAREIGTYHDSTIPAGCNRIAPDRVETNGRIDPLLAVEPTDMFERADAAAADATLVSLRE; encoded by the coding sequence ATGCATCCGCCGGGAGCCGACACCGTGCTCGTCCGTCACGGCGATCTCAATACCAAGAGCACGTCCGTCAAGCGCTACATGGAGGGGCTGCTCGTCGAGCACCTGGAGTCGCTCGTGGCGGATCGATCGGTTCCCGGTACCGTGGTCCGCGAGTGGAACCGGCCACGGATCGAGACGACCGAAGCGACCATCGAAGCGGCGGTTGACGCGGCGACCGACGCGTTCGGTGTCGTCTCCGCGAGTCCGTGTCTGACGGTGGAACCGGAGCTTTCGGTGATCACGGACACGCTCGCGAACATCGCACCGGCGGTCTACGACGGTGGGAGTTTCGCCGTCGACGCGCGACGCGCGGACAAGAACCTCCCGTTCACCAGTCAGACCGTCGCGGAGGCTGGCGGGACGGCGATCTGGGAGGCGGTCGAATCGTCGTTCGAACCAACCGTCGATCTGGACGATCCGGACCTCACGTTCGGCGTTGAGGTCCGCAGCGAGACGGCCTACATCTACACTGACTCCGTCGCCGGCCCTGGCGGCCTCCCGCTTGGCTCACAGGCACCCATGGTCGCGCTGGTGAGCGGCGGGATCGATTCGCCAGTCGCGGCCTACGAACTGATGCGACGTGGCAGTCCCGTGATTCCAGTCTACGTCGATCTGGGCGAGTACGGCGGTCTGGATCACGAAGCGCGCGCGGTCGAGACCGTTCGGACGTTGGCGTCGTTCGCCCCCGACCACGACCTCTCGGTCTATCGCGTCCCCGGTGGCGAGACCGTCTCCCACCTCGCCGAGACCATGGAACAGGGACGTATGCTGTCGCTCCGACGCTTTTTCTATCGCATCGCCGAAACGATTGCCGCGGATACCGGCGCACAGGGGATCGTCACGGGCGAGGCCCTTGGCCAGAAGTCGAGCCAGACAGCCCAGAATCTGGCGGTTACCAGTCGGGCGACCGACCTCCCCATCCACAGGCCCTTGCTCACGATGGACAAACAGGAAATCGTCGAACGCGCCCGCGAGATCGGAACCTATCACGACTCGACGATCCCGGCCGGGTGTAATCGAATCGCGCCGGACCGCGTCGAGACCAACGGTCGAATCGATCCGCTTCTGGCGGTCGAACCCACCGATATGTTCGAACGCGCTGACGCGGCCGCGGCCGACGCGACGCTCGTCTCACTCCGCGAGTAG
- a CDS encoding J domain-containing protein codes for MTEDFYDLLDVPPDASQDEIKAAFREQVRIYHPDLNDDERARAQFTALKTAYDVLGDPVERRAYDRLGHLDYVAKRTSGLPSPDKWSAPSDDASADDSDADDRSTVRSETGSWSAHGKTTGAASGATSTGTTDGGHARTETGTTWGPDDATARGSGLTGTGAVGRLLRWWHSLNLAGPLLWIGTALYVFGLAQYGRENAAAIDSLWDAIRAAGTDVDAISQALTSGTHGLDRALTYVQHVELVTPPVAGGLWLALLAGAFVAVCGILVGWRYRTRGELLGPITIDETIVLAVALGTVSALYGGVLLASALLLPLLYGVVLYHTKRLPGWSPSYAYLLAVAAPVCGLLAGWFELTTLPIELLAFVVIPLVGAIGLPIRFAVRRRLGV; via the coding sequence ATGACCGAGGACTTCTACGATCTTCTCGACGTTCCGCCCGACGCCTCGCAGGATGAGATCAAAGCTGCGTTTCGCGAGCAGGTCCGAATCTACCACCCCGATCTGAACGACGACGAGCGCGCGCGAGCGCAGTTTACTGCCCTCAAGACGGCGTACGACGTGCTCGGCGATCCCGTCGAGCGGCGCGCGTACGATCGACTCGGCCACCTCGATTACGTTGCCAAACGAACGTCCGGGTTACCGTCGCCCGACAAGTGGTCCGCCCCATCCGATGACGCGTCGGCCGACGATTCGGATGCCGACGATCGCTCGACCGTCAGGAGTGAAACGGGTTCGTGGAGTGCCCACGGGAAGACGACGGGCGCAGCGTCGGGGGCCACGTCGACGGGCACGACGGACGGCGGCCACGCCCGAACCGAGACTGGCACGACCTGGGGGCCGGACGACGCCACTGCCAGGGGGTCCGGCCTCACTGGAACCGGCGCCGTTGGCCGCCTCCTCCGCTGGTGGCACTCGCTGAACCTCGCCGGCCCGCTGCTCTGGATCGGGACGGCACTGTACGTCTTCGGTCTCGCCCAGTACGGACGCGAAAACGCCGCCGCAATCGATTCCCTCTGGGATGCGATCCGCGCAGCCGGGACGGACGTCGACGCCATCTCACAAGCACTCACGAGCGGAACCCACGGTCTGGACCGAGCCCTCACGTACGTTCAGCACGTGGAACTCGTCACCCCACCGGTCGCCGGTGGACTGTGGCTCGCGCTGCTTGCCGGGGCGTTCGTGGCGGTCTGCGGGATCCTCGTCGGCTGGCGCTACCGGACACGCGGTGAACTGCTGGGACCGATCACCATCGACGAGACCATCGTCCTCGCCGTCGCTCTCGGGACGGTGAGTGCCCTCTACGGTGGTGTGCTCCTGGCCAGTGCGCTGCTCCTGCCACTTCTCTACGGCGTCGTGCTCTATCACACGAAACGCCTTCCTGGCTGGTCACCGTCGTACGCGTACCTGCTCGCCGTCGCCGCTCCCGTGTGCGGCTTACTGGCTGGCTGGTTCGAACTGACCACGCTCCCGATCGAGTTGCTCGCTTTCGTCGTCATCCCACTCGTCGGTGCGATCGGCCTCCCGATCAGGTTCGCCGTCCGTCGCCGGCTCGGCGTCTGA
- the dinB gene encoding DNA polymerase IV — MADEARLPGVETGTDEKPIVLHVDADCFYAACERLREPALRGEPVVVGMGYEPGESVGAVATASYEARAFGVESAMAISQAVERLPRRATADSDDGLERSETGFYRPVDIEYYESVSEDVQAILHESADVVREVSIDEAYLDVTDRTEWAVAEGFARHVKERIQREVGVVVSIGVAPSMSAAKIASDHDKPDGLTVVEPGDVSDFLAPLDVAELHGVGPVTARELRSMGLETAGDVADADPAELEDQFGERGRELVEYARGEDDRPVTPRGLPKSFSRESAFASPVTDWEAKRETLETLAAAVADRATREGALYRTVGVKAVLPPYDVNTRERSLSGPIDDADLVVDIARDLFTEFADDRVRKLGVKVANLEFGAADQAKLDGWEDATASPPDSRSAPSRADARDSTPSDATAGSVSSEGPVEEHAADQRTLDELDASSAGSGGRASRSSSDETTDDDGAAIGTAVDTHSSTTTDDARLLTLTDFGSWTDAEGVTSDEGWAHRKNPVRPPAERVDPAQTTMWDFLDENPP, encoded by the coding sequence ATGGCGGACGAGGCTCGGCTGCCGGGGGTCGAGACGGGGACCGACGAGAAGCCGATCGTTCTCCACGTCGACGCGGACTGTTTCTACGCCGCCTGTGAACGCCTCCGTGAACCTGCCCTTCGTGGCGAACCGGTCGTCGTCGGGATGGGCTACGAGCCTGGTGAGTCCGTCGGAGCCGTCGCGACGGCGAGTTACGAGGCCCGTGCGTTCGGCGTCGAGAGTGCGATGGCGATCAGCCAGGCTGTCGAACGTTTGCCCAGACGAGCTACGGCCGACTCGGACGACGGCCTCGAACGGTCGGAGACGGGCTTCTATCGGCCGGTCGACATCGAGTACTACGAATCGGTGAGCGAGGACGTCCAGGCAATCCTCCACGAGAGCGCCGACGTCGTGCGGGAGGTGAGCATCGACGAAGCCTATCTCGACGTCACCGACCGAACCGAGTGGGCGGTCGCCGAGGGCTTCGCCAGGCACGTCAAAGAACGGATCCAACGCGAGGTTGGCGTCGTCGTCAGTATCGGGGTCGCGCCGTCGATGAGCGCCGCCAAGATCGCGAGCGATCACGACAAACCGGACGGGCTCACCGTCGTCGAACCCGGCGACGTCAGCGACTTTCTCGCCCCACTCGACGTCGCCGAACTGCACGGCGTCGGCCCGGTGACCGCCCGAGAGCTGCGGTCGATGGGGCTCGAAACAGCCGGTGACGTCGCCGACGCAGATCCGGCGGAACTCGAAGATCAGTTCGGCGAACGCGGCCGGGAACTCGTCGAGTACGCACGGGGCGAAGACGACCGGCCGGTCACGCCGCGCGGGCTCCCGAAGAGTTTCTCGCGAGAGTCAGCGTTCGCCTCCCCCGTCACAGACTGGGAAGCAAAACGAGAGACGCTGGAAACCCTCGCCGCGGCCGTCGCTGACCGGGCAACGCGTGAAGGCGCCCTTTATCGCACTGTCGGTGTCAAAGCCGTCCTGCCACCGTACGACGTCAACACGCGCGAACGGTCTCTCTCCGGGCCAATCGACGACGCCGACCTCGTCGTCGACATCGCCCGCGACCTCTTTACCGAGTTCGCCGACGACCGCGTCCGCAAACTCGGTGTCAAGGTGGCGAATCTCGAGTTCGGCGCCGCCGACCAGGCAAAACTCGACGGGTGGGAAGATGCAACCGCTTCGCCACCCGATTCTCGTTCAGCCCCATCGCGCGCTGACGCCCGCGATTCGACACCGTCCGATGCGACCGCCGGGTCGGTCTCGAGTGAAGGGCCGGTTGAGGAGCACGCTGCCGATCAACGGACGCTGGACGAACTCGACGCGTCATCTGCTGGCTCTGGCGGGCGTGCCTCCCGATCGTCCAGCGACGAGACGACCGACGACGATGGTGCCGCAATCGGAACGGCCGTAGACACGCACTCGTCGACCACCACTGACGATGCCAGGCTCCTCACCCTGACTGACTTCGGCTCGTGGACAGACGCGGAGGGCGTCACATCCGATGAGGGGTGGGCACATCGAAAGAACCCTGTCCGTCCACCTGCGGAACGAGTAGATCCGGCACAGACCACGATGTGGGACTTTCTCGACGAGAATCCACCATAA
- a CDS encoding glutamate--cysteine ligase: protein MDRGSPSTFDTMGTLGVEEECYVVDAQGRPTSGTDELVYESDPPAVLEGRLDHELFKCVIETQTPTFDDPDRTADVLESIRSALCEHANDHGFAIAAAGLHPLAKWRELEHAEKPRYQAQLDRIQYPQHRNTTAGVHVHVGVDDPDKAIWIANELRWYVPIILALSANSPIWNGFDTGLASARAKIFEGLPNTGMPTFFEDYEAFDRFERRMVERGAIDDRGELWYDVRPHTGHGTVEIRTPDGQVDPTVISAFVEYCHALVCELADAYEDGERGYAHLQRRELLDENKWRAIRHGHDATLMTRDMSGEIGLGELVDRECERLDVGGLRRVYETDSGAERQRHILADEGVDALCASLMLDENDLSGI from the coding sequence ATGGACCGCGGGTCGCCTTCGACGTTCGACACGATGGGTACGCTCGGCGTCGAGGAGGAGTGTTACGTCGTCGACGCGCAGGGACGCCCGACGAGTGGGACGGACGAACTCGTGTACGAATCCGACCCGCCAGCCGTACTAGAGGGGCGACTCGATCACGAACTGTTCAAGTGTGTCATCGAAACGCAGACGCCGACCTTCGACGACCCCGACCGGACGGCCGACGTGCTCGAATCGATTCGATCGGCACTGTGTGAACACGCGAACGACCACGGGTTCGCCATCGCCGCGGCGGGATTGCATCCGCTCGCGAAGTGGCGTGAACTCGAACATGCCGAGAAACCACGATATCAGGCCCAACTCGATCGGATCCAGTATCCCCAGCACCGCAACACAACGGCCGGCGTCCACGTTCACGTCGGCGTCGACGATCCGGACAAGGCGATCTGGATCGCGAACGAGTTACGCTGGTACGTCCCGATCATCCTCGCGCTGTCGGCGAACTCGCCGATCTGGAACGGGTTCGACACCGGCCTCGCGTCGGCCCGGGCGAAAATTTTCGAGGGGCTCCCGAACACCGGCATGCCGACGTTCTTCGAGGACTACGAGGCGTTCGATCGGTTCGAGCGGCGGATGGTCGAACGAGGTGCGATCGACGACCGCGGTGAACTCTGGTACGACGTGCGCCCACACACTGGCCACGGCACCGTCGAGATCAGGACTCCTGACGGCCAGGTCGACCCAACCGTCATCAGCGCGTTCGTCGAGTACTGTCACGCACTCGTCTGCGAGCTCGCGGACGCGTACGAAGATGGCGAGCGTGGATACGCACACCTCCAGCGACGCGAACTGCTAGACGAGAACAAGTGGCGAGCTATTCGACACGGTCACGACGCGACGCTCATGACGCGGGACATGAGCGGCGAAATCGGCCTCGGCGAACTCGTCGACCGGGAGTGCGAGCGCCTCGACGTCGGCGGCCTCCGCCGTGTCTACGAAACCGATAGTGGCGCCGAACGGCAGCGACATATCCTCGCAGACGAGGGCGTCGACGCCCTGTGTGCCTCGTTGATGCTCGACGAAAACGACCTGAGCGGCATCTGA
- a CDS encoding AsnC family transcriptional regulator produces MRTLDETDLQIVALLLEDARRPYNDIADRVDVSAPTVSDRIDRLQQLGVIQGFTVDIDRSSFVDGIELLIDVQLCAVQNGCVTADLASVDGIEHVFMTSDARLLAIGTLASEQVGPCLLSALEADQIESYRVHLVQERDWNPSLTEDSISLTCHTCGDTVTENGLSLRFEGSLFHFCDRECRTAFEDERTPMAETA; encoded by the coding sequence ATGCGTACCCTGGACGAAACCGACCTCCAAATCGTCGCCCTCCTGCTCGAAGATGCCCGACGGCCGTACAACGACATCGCCGATCGGGTCGACGTCTCTGCCCCAACCGTCTCGGATCGAATCGATCGCCTCCAGCAACTCGGCGTGATCCAGGGGTTCACCGTCGACATCGACCGGTCGTCGTTCGTCGACGGCATCGAACTCCTGATCGACGTGCAGCTGTGTGCCGTACAGAACGGGTGTGTCACGGCCGATCTCGCCAGTGTCGACGGCATCGAACACGTGTTCATGACCTCCGACGCTCGATTGCTCGCCATCGGCACGCTCGCGAGCGAACAGGTCGGTCCCTGTCTCCTCTCGGCACTCGAGGCCGACCAGATCGAGTCCTACCGTGTCCACCTCGTCCAGGAACGCGACTGGAACCCGTCTCTCACCGAGGATTCGATCAGCCTGACCTGTCACACCTGCGGCGATACCGTGACCGAAAACGGACTCTCGCTCCGGTTCGAGGGGAGCCTGTTCCACTTCTGTGACCGAGAGTGCCGGACGGCGTTCGAAGACGAGCGGACACCGATGGCCGAGACGGCCTAA
- a CDS encoding gamma-glutamyltransferase family protein yields the protein MDYDLDRFTSRQSTVRANRGLVATSQPLAAQAGIELLRNGGNAFDAAVATAAALNVVEPTSTGLGGDVFALYRTADGEVGAMRSCGGAPADATIENVRTAVSEADPDHRSSFYPTARGYAVDDVSDPDDVEMPFLGPHAVTVPGTVRGWEATIDAFGDKSLADALQPAIHYATAGYPVSEVISYYWQGAEKLFTDEHAREAYLFDGKAPEPGQTVTLPRLGDSMRRIADEGADVVYEGEIAESIASEVQDAGGFLTIDDLASFEPEFVDPISTTYNGAEIFELPPNNQGLIALEALNIADEIGAGDHPYESADRVHAFAEAMKLAFVDGHHYITDPEYESIPPLGSKSYARTRAEAIGQTPIADPDIGVPNANAEDADTVLLTVGDEAGNLVSFINSRFAGFGSGLVAGDTGIALQNRGASFSLDPDHPNSLEPGKRPFHTLVPALAKFDEDDWAAFGVMGGYMQPQGHVQVVSNVVDYDMGLQEALDAPRWRVREDSTLGVEERLPKAAALARRGHDVRVLPPVQFGGAQLVRHRNGSLAGASEPRKDGQAIGF from the coding sequence ATGGACTACGATCTGGATCGATTCACCTCTCGGCAATCGACGGTCCGCGCGAATCGGGGACTCGTCGCGACGAGTCAACCGCTCGCTGCACAGGCGGGGATCGAACTCCTCCGAAACGGGGGAAACGCGTTCGACGCCGCCGTTGCAACCGCCGCGGCGCTCAACGTCGTCGAACCGACATCGACGGGACTCGGCGGTGACGTCTTCGCTCTCTATCGAACCGCCGACGGCGAGGTCGGGGCGATGCGTTCCTGCGGTGGGGCACCCGCCGACGCGACGATCGAAAACGTCCGGACAGCCGTCTCGGAAGCCGACCCGGACCACCGATCGTCGTTCTACCCGACCGCCCGTGGGTACGCCGTCGACGACGTCTCCGATCCCGACGACGTCGAGATGCCGTTTCTCGGCCCACACGCCGTCACCGTCCCCGGGACGGTGCGCGGCTGGGAGGCGACGATCGACGCGTTCGGCGACAAATCCCTGGCCGACGCACTGCAACCAGCCATCCACTACGCGACGGCGGGGTATCCCGTCTCCGAAGTCATCTCCTACTACTGGCAGGGCGCCGAGAAGCTCTTCACCGACGAGCATGCCCGCGAGGCGTACCTGTTCGACGGTAAGGCGCCCGAACCGGGTCAGACGGTCACCCTGCCTCGACTCGGCGACTCCATGCGACGAATCGCCGACGAGGGTGCAGACGTCGTCTACGAGGGCGAGATCGCGGAGTCGATCGCGAGTGAGGTCCAGGACGCCGGCGGCTTTCTGACCATCGACGATCTGGCCTCGTTCGAACCCGAGTTCGTCGACCCCATCAGCACGACCTACAACGGGGCGGAGATCTTCGAGTTGCCCCCGAACAATCAGGGACTCATCGCCCTGGAAGCGCTCAACATCGCCGACGAGATCGGCGCCGGTGACCACCCCTACGAGTCGGCCGACCGGGTCCACGCGTTCGCCGAGGCGATGAAACTCGCGTTCGTGGACGGACACCACTACATCACCGATCCCGAGTACGAATCGATCCCGCCGCTCGGTTCGAAGTCGTATGCCCGGACGCGGGCCGAAGCGATCGGCCAGACTCCCATCGCGGATCCGGACATCGGCGTCCCGAACGCAAACGCCGAGGACGCCGACACCGTCCTCCTCACCGTCGGCGACGAGGCCGGCAACCTCGTCTCGTTCATCAACTCGCGGTTCGCCGGCTTCGGCTCCGGGCTCGTCGCCGGTGACACGGGCATCGCGCTCCAGAACCGGGGCGCGTCGTTTTCGCTCGATCCCGACCATCCGAACAGCCTGGAGCCGGGCAAGCGGCCGTTCCACACGCTCGTTCCCGCGCTCGCGAAGTTCGACGAGGACGACTGGGCCGCCTTCGGCGTCATGGGCGGCTACATGCAACCGCAGGGCCACGTGCAGGTCGTTTCGAACGTGGTCGACTACGACATGGGCTTGCAGGAAGCGCTCGACGCGCCACGCTGGCGCGTCCGCGAGGATAGCACGCTCGGTGTCGAAGAACGCCTGCCGAAGGCCGCGGCGCTCGCCAGACGAGGCCACGACGTTCGCGTCCTGCCACCGGTTCAGTTCGGTGGCGCACAACTCGTTCGTCACCGTAATGGCAGCCTCGCCGGCGCCAGCGAGCCCAGAAAAGACGGACAGGCGATCGGCTTCTGA
- a CDS encoding COX15/CtaA family protein: MTTLALVSATILLGIATKAAGAGLACDANWPLCDGGVLNLFPATFPSFFEWIHRVVAGIAGLFILGSAIVAWRTDTDRSVAIALTIGLVLTPLQVALGAGTVILYEIPILNLHFWTAIAIFCSFGIGAILVWEHRIPTRAVPQALGLATVLVPLQALLSPLVISSYTQVLQTALYAVTLVFIGSLLLVAIVGRRRFDGWLPAALTATPVLGLLVAYFGRESVMGFDPVVVLAYTVVTILAVLVYGWLGLRTRSTSPVN; the protein is encoded by the coding sequence GTGACGACCCTCGCACTCGTGAGTGCGACGATTCTCCTTGGGATTGCGACGAAAGCCGCGGGTGCCGGACTGGCCTGTGACGCGAACTGGCCGCTCTGTGACGGCGGCGTCCTGAACCTGTTTCCGGCGACGTTCCCGAGTTTCTTCGAGTGGATCCACCGGGTCGTCGCCGGTATCGCCGGCCTGTTCATCCTCGGGTCGGCGATCGTCGCCTGGCGAACCGACACCGATCGGTCCGTCGCGATCGCGCTGACGATCGGACTGGTCCTGACCCCCCTGCAGGTGGCACTCGGGGCCGGGACGGTCATCCTCTACGAGATCCCGATACTCAACTTGCACTTCTGGACGGCGATCGCCATCTTCTGTAGCTTCGGTATCGGCGCAATCCTGGTCTGGGAGCACCGTATTCCGACGAGAGCGGTCCCGCAAGCCCTCGGGCTGGCGACCGTTCTCGTTCCCCTTCAGGCCCTTCTCAGTCCACTCGTTATTTCCTCGTACACGCAGGTACTGCAGACCGCGCTGTACGCAGTGACACTCGTGTTCATCGGGTCGCTCCTCCTCGTTGCCATCGTCGGTCGCCGTCGGTTCGATGGATGGCTTCCAGCCGCCCTCACCGCCACGCCAGTACTCGGGCTGCTCGTCGCGTACTTCGGGCGTGAATCCGTCATGGGATTCGATCCGGTCGTGGTACTTGCCTACACAGTCGTCACGATCCTCGCCGTGCTGGTTTATGGGTGGCTGGGACTTCGAACGCGCTCGACCAGTCCTGTGAATTGA
- a CDS encoding DUF5804 family protein, with product MTRVCFVGDEDVTLRYELLSRETSRDALSTYDLHRPFENSIAVDTVSLGAAISLCNDLQWYVVRFVDTVLVQDPSVSETEWLSRPLARALRNDEIASTETGEYLKVYGVEYPEDRRQRERDEGPPAGVDPDLVDGPTAGDPVGTTTDQPDGATADDPGGGASDPDGATDRPDEPADRGRLVEPLYVSRTDGEIPEYDLREVSETVVVRLTEDEYAP from the coding sequence GTGACCCGGGTCTGTTTCGTCGGCGACGAGGACGTGACGTTGCGGTACGAGCTCCTCTCACGAGAAACGTCTCGAGACGCCCTGTCGACGTACGATCTTCACCGGCCGTTCGAGAATTCGATCGCCGTCGATACGGTAAGTCTTGGTGCGGCGATCTCGCTGTGCAACGATCTACAGTGGTACGTCGTGCGGTTCGTCGACACGGTCCTCGTCCAGGATCCGAGCGTCAGCGAGACGGAGTGGCTCTCGCGCCCGCTCGCACGCGCGCTGCGAAACGACGAGATTGCGTCGACCGAGACGGGCGAGTACCTGAAGGTCTACGGCGTCGAGTACCCCGAGGATCGACGGCAACGCGAGCGAGACGAGGGGCCGCCGGCTGGCGTCGACCCGGACCTGGTGGACGGACCGACGGCAGGCGATCCAGTGGGTACGACGACCGACCAGCCGGATGGGGCGACGGCCGACGATCCAGGCGGTGGGGCATCCGACCCGGACGGTGCGACCGACCGCCCGGACGAACCGGCGGACCGCGGTCGCCTCGTCGAACCGCTATACGTCAGCCGCACGGACGGCGAGATTCCCGAGTACGATCTCCGTGAGGTCTCCGAGACGGTCGTCGTTCGTCTGACCGAAGACGAGTACGCGCCCTGA
- a CDS encoding uracil-DNA glycosylase family protein, with the protein MKHLSDRQSNPFGLRPPFDRSDADALAAVPGYGDPNADFHVIGDHPGRHGGTASGVPFDTDDDESGVRTLLRTLGFLTGDRSAPELDNCFLSYVHMCTLPDDRPPTDEEYARLERFFDAELRAINAHILVSVGEQATAHVLEAYTTQRSRVDLEMETLHATELRGRGFLVVPLADPRRWDETLFDVARDRLASIHESDYRQTKGVATLVG; encoded by the coding sequence GTGAAACACCTGAGCGACCGTCAGTCGAATCCGTTCGGCCTCAGGCCGCCGTTCGATCGAAGCGACGCCGACGCCCTGGCTGCCGTTCCCGGTTACGGCGATCCGAACGCCGATTTTCACGTCATCGGCGATCACCCCGGCCGCCACGGCGGGACCGCATCCGGCGTTCCGTTCGACACCGATGACGACGAGTCGGGCGTCCGAACACTTCTGCGAACGCTCGGATTTCTCACCGGCGATCGATCGGCTCCGGAACTCGACAACTGCTTTCTGAGCTACGTCCACATGTGCACACTTCCGGACGACCGACCGCCGACGGACGAAGAGTACGCCCGTCTCGAGCGCTTCTTCGACGCAGAGTTACGGGCGATCAATGCCCACATCCTCGTATCCGTCGGCGAACAGGCGACCGCACACGTCCTCGAAGCGTACACGACACAGCGCTCGCGGGTCGACCTCGAGATGGAGACACTACACGCGACCGAACTTCGTGGCCGTGGGTTTCTCGTCGTTCCACTCGCCGATCCGCGCCGCTGGGACGAGACGTTGTTCGACGTTGCGCGCGACCGACTGGCGTCGATTCACGAGTCGGATTATCGGCAGACGAAAGGTGTGGCGACGCTCGTCGGGTGA
- a CDS encoding fibrillarin-like rRNA/tRNA 2'-O-methyltransferase codes for MTDLPSGVERREFDGRERLATEGEPVYGEPTDGTWRAWDPNRSKLGAMFELGFETGFDGGPDERVLYLGAASGTTVGHVADFAGPTYAVEFAPRPARDLVSVAEDRTRLFPLLADARLPEQYAHVVEADVDVIVQDVATRGQARVAIENRPFLADDGRLVLAVKARSEDVTAAPTDVFDRVRDELSETYEILESRRLDEFHTDHLGIIARPR; via the coding sequence ATGACTGACCTCCCGAGTGGCGTCGAACGCCGCGAGTTCGACGGACGTGAACGACTCGCGACGGAGGGTGAACCCGTCTACGGCGAACCGACCGACGGGACGTGGCGCGCCTGGGACCCCAATCGGTCCAAACTCGGCGCGATGTTCGAACTCGGGTTCGAAACCGGATTCGACGGCGGGCCGGACGAACGCGTACTCTACCTCGGGGCGGCGAGCGGGACGACCGTCGGCCACGTCGCCGACTTCGCGGGTCCGACGTACGCCGTCGAGTTCGCGCCGCGACCGGCCCGCGACCTCGTGTCGGTCGCCGAGGACCGAACCAGACTCTTTCCCCTCCTCGCCGACGCGCGACTGCCAGAACAGTACGCCCACGTCGTCGAAGCAGACGTGGACGTGATCGTCCAGGACGTCGCGACCCGCGGACAGGCACGCGTCGCGATCGAGAACCGCCCGTTCCTCGCCGACGACGGGCGACTCGTACTCGCCGTGAAGGCACGAAGTGAAGACGTCACCGCAGCGCCGACGGACGTCTTCGACCGCGTCCGTGACGAGCTGAGCGAGACGTACGAGATTCTGGAGAGTCGTCGGCTGGACGAGTTCCACACAGACCACCTCGGAATTATTGCACGCCCTCGATAA